A stretch of DNA from Pyramidobacter piscolens W5455:
GCCGCCCTCGCTGCGCGAAACGGCCCGCGGCGGCTGCGCGCTGACGCCCGCGGGCAAGGCGCTGACGAAAAAACTGAACGAGAACCGCGCGGAAGCGGGAGCGGCTCTCGCCTGACAGGGCGAGAAAGCCTCCCGGCGTCCGTGCGAAAGGGCTCTTGCGCCCATCGGTATTCTGTGGTACTATCCAAAAATCCGAATAATCGTTTTCCTTTATCCAGAGTCAGGGGAGAGAGTCAGCTCAACGATCCTGCGCCAACCTGTCCGCGTCGTGCGGACGTGGTGGTCCTGCTGACAGCGATAAGCCGCTGGGGCGAGAAAATTTTGCAGCCGTCTTGTCGTGAACAGGGCGGCTGTTTTTTTATGGAAATTTGAGGTAAAAGGAGTCGTGTCCGAATGAACAACGCTTTTAAAGAGGTGCTTCCCAATTTCTCGTTCGAAATCTTCCCTCCGAAGAGGACCGGCAGTCTGGAATCGATTTACAGCACGGTGGACGCGCTGGCCAGCCTGCGCCCCGATCTGATCAGCGTCACGTACGGCGCGGGCGGTTCGAACCGCGACAACACGATCGAAATCGCCTCCACGATCCAGAACCGTTACCTGCTGCCCGCCGTCGCTCATCTGACCTGCGTGGGCAGTTCGCTGGAACAGACCGACGCGCTGCTGGCGGAACTGAAGGAAAGAGGCGTGCGCACGATCCTGGCGCTGCGCGGCGACCGCCGCGCCGACGCGGATTTCGAGGACGGGTACTTCAAGCACGCGGCGGAACTTGTGGCTCACATCAAGAAAAATTACGATTTTCGCGTGCTGGGGGCCTGTTATCCGGAGAAACATCCCGAAGCGCCCTCGCTGGAAGCCGATATCGCCCATCTGAAGGAAAAGGTCGACGCCGGCGTGGACGCGCTGATCACCCAGCTCTTTCTGAACAACGACGACTTTTATCGTTTCCGCGATCTGGCGCAGAAAGCCGGCGTCAACGTCCCGATCATCGCCGGCATCATGCCGATCACCCAGGCCAGCATGCTGGACAAAGTGGTCTCCATGTGCGGCGCTTCGATCCCGCCGGCGGTGCGGCGTTTTGTGGACGCCTACGGCCATAACGCCGAAGCCGTCCGGGAAGCGGGGATCGCTTACGCGGCGTCGCAGATCGTCGATCTGCTCGCGTCGGGCGTGGAAGGCATTCACATTTACAGCATGAACAAGGCCGGAGTCACCCGCCAGATCGCCCAGAACATCCACGGCATCCTTTATTCGCTGCGGGTGAAGAAATCCTGATGGAGCCGACGCGCAGACAGTTGGAAGAAGCGCTGCGCTATCTCCGCGTGCCTGACCGGGGGCGCGGGGAAATGTTGGAGATGGCGCGCGCCGGTTTTGCGGAGCTGAGCAGCTGCGCAAAATCGCGCAAAGTCTGGGGACGTTTTTCGTTGACGATCGAAGAGAGCGGCGTCGTTCTCGGCGACGGTTCCGTGCGCTGCGCTTCGCGCGATCTGGCGCGGTTGTTCGCGAACTGTCGTTCCTGCGTCGTCATGGCGGTGACGCTCGGGCCCGAGGTCGACCGGCGCACGCAGCTTCTCGGGCGCGACAGCATGAGCCGGGCGCTGTGCCTTGACGCCTGCGCTTCCGTGTGGGCCGATTCGCTCTGCGATGAAGTCGAGGACGAAGTCGAAGAAACGCTGCGCGAAGGCGAGTATCTGACGCGGCGCTTCAGCCCCGGTTACGGCGACGTTCCCATGGAATTCTCCGGCGACCTGCTGTGGCTTGTCGACGCGGAGCGCCGCATCGGCCTGACCATGACGCGGAAGGGCATGATGATCCCCGTCAAGTCGGTGACGGCTCTGCTGGGAATTTCCGATTCGCCGGAGCGGCGGCAGCGCAGCTGCGACGACTGCTCTTTTGCGGCCTGCCAATACAGAAGAAAGGGCGGTTTCTGCCATGATGAAAGAATTTGACCGTGTCGTCATGTTCGACGGTGCCATGGGCACGATGCTTCAGAAAAAAGGCCTGAAGCTCCGCGAGATTCCCGAAAGCCTGAACGTGAGCCGGCCGGATCTGATCGAATCGATCCATCGCGAGTACTTCGCGGCCGGCTGCGATTTCGTGCAGACCAACACGTTCGGCGCCAATCCGTACAAGCTCGAGGGAACGGCCTATGAAACGGAGCAGGTCATCGGAGCGGCCGTGAAGATCGCGCGTCGCGCCGCGGACGCCTTTTCAGGCAAAGGGATCCTGCTCGACGTCGGCCCTTCGGGACGCGCCATGGCTCCCGTCGGCGACGCCGATTTCGACGAGATTTACGGATCGGTGGCCCGTCAGGTGCGCGCCGGCGCGGAACTGTGCGACGGCATCCTGCTTGAAACCTTTACCGATCTGCTGGAAGCGAAAGCCTCCGCGCTGGCGGCGCTGGAAAACAGCGACAAACCGGTGTTTTTGACCATGAGCTTCCAGGAGGACGGGCGCACGTTTTTCGGCACGCCCGTGGAGGCCATGATCATGACTTTCGAGGGGCTGGGCCTGTCGGGACTGGGCGTGAACTGTTCGCTGGGACCGGCGCAGCTGGCGCCGATCGTGAAGAAACTGACGGCTCATTCGCGAGTGCCGGTCATCGTACAGCCCAACGCCGGCCTGCCAGTCGTGCGCGACGGCGTTTCCGGATGGGACGTGAGCCCCGGCGAGTTCGCAAACTGGCTCGGACAGTTCGTCGACTGGGGGACGGCTTTTGTCGGCGGCTGCTGCGGCACCACGCCCGAATTTTTGTCCGCCGCCAATGACATGATCGGAAACCGCCGCCTGCGTCCGCGCAAGGTCGCGCCTCTGCGCGGCGTATGCAGCGCCACGCGCGTCGAGCCGTTCGACCGCACCGTGATCATCGGCGAACGCCTCAATCCCACCGGCAAGAAACGTCTCAAACAGGCGCTGTACGAGCATGACTTCGACTACGTCGTGCTCGAGGCGCAGAAGCAAAAAGAACAAGGCGCCGGGGTGCTCGACGTCAACGTGGGGCTGCCCGACGTCGATGAACCGGCCATGCTCAGGGAAGTCGTCGCGGAACTTCAGGGCGCCGTCGACCTGCCGCTTCAGCTTGACTCAGCCAACGCCGCGGCGCTGGAAGCGGGCGCCCGGCGCTACGCGGGAAAGCCGCTGCTGAATTCCGTCAGCGGCAAAGAGTCCAGCCTTGCCAGCGTGCTGCCCGTGGCG
This window harbors:
- a CDS encoding vitamin B12 dependent-methionine synthase activation domain-containing protein yields the protein MLEMARAGFAELSSCAKSRKVWGRFSLTIEESGVVLGDGSVRCASRDLARLFANCRSCVVMAVTLGPEVDRRTQLLGRDSMSRALCLDACASVWADSLCDEVEDEVEETLREGEYLTRRFSPGYGDVPMEFSGDLLWLVDAERRIGLTMTRKGMMIPVKSVTALLGISDSPERRQRSCDDCSFAACQYRRKGGFCHDERI
- a CDS encoding homocysteine S-methyltransferase family protein, which codes for MMKEFDRVVMFDGAMGTMLQKKGLKLREIPESLNVSRPDLIESIHREYFAAGCDFVQTNTFGANPYKLEGTAYETEQVIGAAVKIARRAADAFSGKGILLDVGPSGRAMAPVGDADFDEIYGSVARQVRAGAELCDGILLETFTDLLEAKASALAALENSDKPVFLTMSFQEDGRTFFGTPVEAMIMTFEGLGLSGLGVNCSLGPAQLAPIVKKLTAHSRVPVIVQPNAGLPVVRDGVSGWDVSPGEFANWLGQFVDWGTAFVGGCCGTTPEFLSAANDMIGNRRLRPRKVAPLRGVCSATRVEPFDRTVIIGERLNPTGKKRLKQALYEHDFDYVVLEAQKQKEQGAGVLDVNVGLPDVDEPAMLREVVAELQGAVDLPLQLDSANAAALEAGARRYAGKPLLNSVSGKESSLASVLPVAKKYGACVLGLCLDDGGIPQTAEARFAVAQKILDRAAALGIPKDDVFIDCLTLTASAQQDLALETIKAVRMVSERLAVKTTLGVSNVSFGLPRRPLINRTMLAAALANGLSAAIVNPGEKSVQETLAAWRVLSAQDRDAKEYIDFCAANPEETAFAPRAVAAVSERGKFSGGLGEAVARGLKDEARACAAELVKKQPPLEIVEKTLIPALDAVGRDYEAQKIYLPQLIKSADAAKAALEVVKGVLAGDQGGAPRSGPKVIVATVYGDVHDIGKNIVKVIMENYNFDVIDLGKDVSSDAIVAAVKKTGAAVVGLSALMTTTVASMKETIAALRRECPEVRVIVGGAVLTPDLARHVGADRYARDAMDTVRAVEEFLSRE
- the metF gene encoding methylenetetrahydrofolate reductase [NAD(P)H]; this encodes MNNAFKEVLPNFSFEIFPPKRTGSLESIYSTVDALASLRPDLISVTYGAGGSNRDNTIEIASTIQNRYLLPAVAHLTCVGSSLEQTDALLAELKERGVRTILALRGDRRADADFEDGYFKHAAELVAHIKKNYDFRVLGACYPEKHPEAPSLEADIAHLKEKVDAGVDALITQLFLNNDDFYRFRDLAQKAGVNVPIIAGIMPITQASMLDKVVSMCGASIPPAVRRFVDAYGHNAEAVREAGIAYAASQIVDLLASGVEGIHIYSMNKAGVTRQIAQNIHGILYSLRVKKS